In Ischnura elegans chromosome 6, ioIscEleg1.1, whole genome shotgun sequence, one genomic interval encodes:
- the LOC124160886 gene encoding 40S ribosomal protein S8: MGISRDHWHKRRATGGKRKPLRKKRKFELGRPAANTKLGPKRIHTVRTRGGNKKYRALRLDQGNFSWGSECCTRKTRIIDVVYNASNNELVRTKTLVKNAIVIVDATPFRQWYESHYILPLGRKKGAKLTEAEEAVLNKKRSKKVEKKYKARQRLAKLEPALEEQFQTARILACVSSRPGQCGRSDGYILEGKELEFYMRKIKAKKGK; encoded by the exons ATGG GTATTTCCAGAGACCATTGGCACAAGAGGAGGGCCACTGGAGGAAAGAGGAAGCCTCTTCGGAAGAAGAGGAAGTTCGAATTAGGACGACCTGCCGCGAATACTAAG CTTGGACCTAAACGTATTCACACTGTCAGGACACGTGGTGGTAATAAGAAATACCGTGCGTTGCGACTTGACCAAGGAAACTTCTCTTGGGGTTCGGAAT GTTGTACGAGGAAGACTCGTATTATTGACGTCGTGTACAACGCATCGAACAATGAATTGGTGCGAACGAAGACACTTGTAAAGAACGCTATTGTTATTGTTGATGCTACCCCATTCCGGCAGTGGTACGAGTCGCACTATATTTTACCTTTGGGAAGGAAGAAGGGCGCCAAGTTG ACCGAGGCAGAAGAGGCTGTCCTCAACAAGAAGCGTTCAAAGAAGGTAGAAAAGAAGTACAAGGCAAGACAGCGACTCGCTAAATTAGAACCAGCTCTGGAGGAGCAGTTTCAAACTGCTAGGATTTTGG CATGTGTCTCCAGTCGTCCAGGCCAATGTGGACGTTCTGATGGTTACATCTTGGAAGGGAAGGAGTTAGAATTTTATATGAGAAAAATTAAGGccaagaaaggaaaataa